In Pirellula sp. SH-Sr6A, the DNA window TTCAGATGGGCAGAGTTACTTGAAGATCGAGCTTCAGGACGTCTTAGTATCCTCGATCTATACTCGCAGTTTGAATGAGGAGAAACCCAAAGAGGAAGTTTCGATCCAGTTTTCGAAATTGGAGCAAACCTATTCGACGATCAGTCCAGACGGGGGGGTTCGCGAGTCCGTGACTCGATCATTTGCCGTTCCCAAGAACCCGATCAAATTCGAACCAGCTGCTGCATTGCTCGAAAATGTCGCTTCGAGCAATCTCGATCAAACCGATGCATTCCTTCAAATCGATGGAATCAAAGGCGAAGTTTCCGATACCAGCGTTCGAGATGGAATTTCCATCGAATCGTTCAGTTGGGGGTTCCACTCACTCGGGCGAAGGAATCAAACGGACGCTGTGGGTATGCAGGACATGCACTTCGTGACAAGAGTTAGCAAAGCGTCTCCGACGATTCTCCAATCGGTCGCTACCGGCAAACACATTCCTCAGGCCGTTTTGGTCGTACGTCAACCGCAGGGTAATGAGTTCCTCAAGATCAAGCTGACCGATATTCTCGTGTCTTCATATCGAACTGCCGGTGATTCATCATCCGAGACGCTCGAAGAGTTCACTTTGTCGTTCAAGTCCATGGATCAAGTCGTTTCGCATCCTCGTGCGTCGGGGCAAACAAGCCAGACCGTTGCGACGAATCTTCGATCGGCAGTTCAAAGTGACGCGAGTCCATCTCCCACATTGATGGACCGTACAACTCCGGAACGAGCAGGAAGCGACTTTCTCTTGGAGATTGATGGAATCAAGGGGGAGTCCACGGATGCAAAGCACAAGGGCGCCATCCAGATCGAATCCTTTAGTTGGGGCCTTAGCCAATCGGGAGGACGGGGATCGAGCGGCAAAGTGAGCCTCCAGGATTTCCACTTCGTCTCAACGGTTAGCAAGGCCTCTCCTTCCTTGATGCAGAGCGTTGCCAAGGGAGAACACATCAAGTTTGCGACACTCTCCGCGCGGAAATCGGGCGATTCCCCACGGGAATATCTGAAGATTGAGTTGGAAGACATCCTGGTTTCCAGCTACAGCGTTTCGTCTCAAAACAATTCCTTTCCAAGTGATCGCTACTCTCTGAACTTTACGAAGATCAAATTCGATTACCAACCCGTTTCCAGTTCAAAGGTAGACGCACGACCGACCAGCATGACATGGACGGTCCCTGCGTCCGCTGGAACGATGGACGAAGCACCCATCAGGCTTGCTCGAAACCAGGAGACCGAGCGAGCAGCCTTCGACGCGTTTCTCGAGATCGATGGAATCAAAGGGGAATCGAGCAATTCGAAGCACAAAGGTGAAATCGATGTGTTGTCATTTAGTTGGGGTTTGAGCCAGTCAGGTTCTGGTGGAGCCGTCGGCCGGTCTGGAAAAGTAGCCTTTCAAGACTTCCATTTCGTATCGCCGACTGGCCCCTTGTCCCCGCTTTTTGTGAATGCAGTAGCCGACGCGCCGGTTCGCGGGAAGCACATTTCCAAGGCCGTCTTGTTCGTTCGCAAGAGCGGTAGCGAATCGGGATACATCAAATGGGAATTGAATGGCGCCGACGTAAGCCACTACGAGATGAGAGCGTTAAACCACACGCAGCCGATCGAGGAAGTGGGCCTCCAATTCGATAACATTCGCATGGAGCAAAGCGGATCCCAAGATGCCACCGGAACCCCCACCCAGAACGATCAGCTGGTTTCGGTAAGACCTCGCGACACCGTTATTGCAGGCGATCGCTTGCTCGGGGTTACGGAAGCACCGGCCTCGGCCGTCGACTACTTGCTGGAGATTGAAGGGATCAAAGGAGAATCGTCCGACTCCCGACACAAAGGGAGCATTAGTATCGATTCCTTTAGTTGGGGTATGTCGAATCCTCAAATGACGGGCGGCAGCGGCGGCAAGGTGGTTTTACAGGACTTTCATTTCGTTCGCCCCACAGACTCGAGTAGCGCAGAGGTCTTCCGAGCACTTGCTCAAGGCAAACACTTCAGCAAAGCCGTGCTCACGGTAAGAAAATCATCCGAGCGGCCTTATGAGTATTTGAAATGGGAAATGAAAGACCTCCTTGTTTCCTCGTACCGTTCCAGTGGACAAGTCGATACGCTTCCTCAAGAAGAGTTCTCTCTCAATTTTGGAACTTTGCGGGGACAAGTCAGTTCGCAGTCGGACTCGGGAACTCCGAAATCCACGCAAGGATCGTTCGACGTGTCGCAGCTACCAGGCCGGGTTGTCATCGTACCCAACTCTGATTTACTCCTTCAAACGACTCCGTCACCTGCCAAGAGTTCCTATTTCTTGAAGCTCGACACGATCTCCTCGGATTCCGTCACCAAGGACCACAAACATTGGATCCCGTTAGATCGATTTAGTTGGAGCGCATCGCGTGAAGTCGAAGACACGAAGGAACGAGAATTTGGCGAGCTGCAATGGAGCCAATTTGAATTCCAGAGCCAAGCCGAACGAAGCTCTCCTTCCCTGATGAGTTTGATGGGTGAGCGACGCCCGCAAGGAGGGGCACAACTGGAGATCGTTCTAGGAGAGGGACGCCAACAGCCCTATCTGCAATACAAGCTTACCGACGTTCTCGTTTCTAGCTACTCCATTTCCTCTACAGGGGGCGGAGCACCTGAAATCGCTTCCGGGCTCCGTACTACTGGAGTGTCTTGGGATTGGGATTCTCCGCCCAATGGGCGTCTCCAATTAGCAATGATCGCTCGCCAGGATAACGACCACTCCGATTCCGACGAAGAAGATTTCTACGTGCAATCCGAACAACCGTTTGCCCCTAAGGTTGCCGATCTGAACTATGCTGCCTTTCCGATCGAATCGCCCGAGAGCGCAGTCGGAACGCCGTCGACTAAGAGTACGGACAAAGAATCCTCAGCGGACGAGGAGGCTACCATTCATGAATTTTTCAAGAGCTTTCGCTAACGAAAGCTCGACAACGTGGCGAATCAAACTCGGATCTTTGACAGGTTCGCCTTTCTGATAGAGGTTTACCTCACCCTGAAGAACTCGATTCACTATGATCTCCACCAGTTGAGGCAACTCATTCATGCCATCAAGTTGACTGAGAACAAACGATTCAAACTCGTTTAGCTCGATCACTTGATGCATGCGATTCACGACAGGTTCGTTGCGTCCTGCCTGCCATCTAGCAAGCGGTGAAGCGAGAGGATTTGGGCTTTGAACTCTTGGTTTTTCCGGCTCGAATTCGTGAAGTTCGACAAGGTCGCTTCGGTAACAGCGGAGGAGAGCATGCGCCAGAAACTCGACATCTCGCAGCCGCTCAACAGCGTCGTCCGTGCGCTTCAATCGCGCGGACGCTTTCGCATGCAGTTCGTCAAAGGCTAACGAGTTTGGCCAACCTTCAGACAATTCCACTAAAGCGGATTTGAGCAGTGGGTGGCTTGTAGTTAAGCTCTCCCCACGCATCCCTTCGAATGTTTCCGCCTGCTCGCAATCGAGCGATTCCAGCGGTTCAAGACGCTTGGAAAAGCCACGAATCCGCATCTGCCTAATGTGTACCTGCGATGGTTCCGAGAGAATCTGTTGTCCAGCATGACACAGAAGGGTTTTTCGAAAGGTTCCATTCAATAGGAAGTCGATTCTTTGTTCGTAATCGATTCTATCGCGTGACATGCGATGAAGGTCTGCTTTCAATTCATCCGTGAAATTGGACTCTTCTGGACGATCTCCAGCTTCGGTCAAATACTGCAGTCCGTGCGATGCCGCGCAGGCCATAAATTCATGAAAGTAAACCGGCTGATTCAACTCTTCAAGATGTTCGTGAAAGAGATAGGTATCCGGCGTGCGATTGAGGATATCGCGTTCGCGTTCGAGAATCCTGGCATAGAGATTGTTCGACTCGGGGGAATGGCTAATGAGAAAATCTAAAAACCTTCGAGCTCGATGGACTTGGTCCTGCGGACTGCCCGTGTCGGTAGCTTGGTAGCACAACATCTCTCGAACCAGTCCGCGAAGGTGCCATCCTGGAAAGATGTTGTAGCTCACATAGGCGACACCGTTCGCGACCAAGTGCTTTTTTATCGTTTCCAGAATTTTGCGCTGTAACGAGGCCGACACCCACGAATAAACTCCGTGGCAAAGGATGTAATCAAATTGACCCAAGTCATGGGGTAAGTCAGCGAACGATTTGGCGAGTAGATGGACATTGTTCAATCCGACGGTTTCGGCAATCGCACGTCCCTCCTCGATTTGTCGTTCCGCATAGTCGATGCCAACGCAGGTCGCGTTCGGGAGGATGGACGCAAGAGAAAGCAGGTTCGTCCCATTGCCACACCCTAACTCAAGTATTCGAGCAGAATCGACGGCTGGCGGTCGAAGTCCATATAGCTTCGCCCTGCAGGCTAAATTGTCGGGATGCGTGTCCTGCACTGGGTGACATGAGTAGGGGAGCTCGTCGTAACTGTTCGCGAATGGCATATACGAATTCTCAACTCCAACCTAAGTAAGCCGAGGGATTATCTCATCTTCTCCATAAGGTAAGCATAACCGAAATCGGCGCTGATCAGCGAAGCCGCCACATGCGGGTCCGGAATTATCCTTTGCACGACCGTCTCTCGCGCGCGAGCAGCCCCAGTGTGAGGCTGTCTATTCGACGACGCAGACTACGATACAGACCAAGATGGGAGTGGAACCAATCTCTCCCTTCGACGCGAGGGAGCACTCCTACGGCTAACTTTGCTACTGCTGACTGTGTAACCCGGAAGGCGGAATAGGTAATAAGATTTCACCTCTCCCATCCACTTGAAGATCCCCTAGCATGCGATGAACCCAACGAGTATTGGGGACTGCGAGGCGACGGTGCCCTTCGTATCCCCATCGTGCGAGATCGCGTTGTACTTGGGTTTCCATCGATTGAAGATGCTTCCAAAGCAATGCCAGAAAACTCAACTCAAAAGGTCTTGGATTGGTGAACAATCCTTGGAGAGATCGGGACACCCCATTATCGGGATTCTCGTTTTGCACCCTTGGCTGCAAACGGGTCGCGAACAAAGTGCCTCGTCTCATTCCTAGACAACAGGATGCACCCACTTCTCCTTGGCAGACGACCGTTCCTGCGATCATTTGATGGCAAGCGTATGCACCAATGTTCCCTGCAACGAACACTGTGCCTCTACGCATCCGCTCGCACAAGCGATCACCGACCGAACCGTAGACCAAAACATCGCCCCCTTCCATACCTTTAAGCCGGCCTGCGGAGGGACCAGCGAGCCGATTGCCGCAATTGCCAAATATACAAAGCGTGCCGCGTTTCATGTCTTCGGCGACGTAATTGCCCGCTTCACCCAACACATAGATCGCCCCACCATTCAGCTGTTTTCCGATCCCATCACCTGCGTTTCCGTCGATGATCAAACAGGTATTCTGCAATCGGGCACCCATGCGCAGTGCGCGAGAAAAGTCCCCTCGGGCCATCACGGTCGGTAACGCTATGCCTTCTACATTCGAATGAAGTCTAGAAATTCGCACGAGATCCCCAAGCGGTGTCGAACGACCTTCGACCGACACGCGGAACAAGGCAGCTTGCTTCGGATCGGCCTTTGCCAATTCGTCGAAGGACAAGTTTTGCATGTCGACCCAGAGCGGGTTCGGCGTCTTCCATTCCAAGAGGAGTGACATGATTTAGCCGCGGCTTTCAGTCGATGAGTTTGGCATGAGACCAGAGACTGGGATTTTCATGAACAGGCATCCGCGAACTGCGGGCCACGTGGAGCTCATTTTCATTCGGTCGATGGCAACTGAAATGCATCGACAAATCTGGAAACACGATAGGGCTGTAACCAAAGAGGCCATGTGCAGGAATAAAAATCTTGGATCGGGTCATCGCCCCATTGATCAACGCGACTTCCCCACATCCCATTGGGGTTCCTACCGCAGGAGATTGATCTTTGGATCTCGCAATGGCGGCAATGCGAAACGAGATGGAGTACAAAGGCTTGTCCTTCGTCGGAACGAATGAATGGCCTAAGAAGTGCACACAGTGGGAGTTTGCTCGTTGAATGCCCGGTGCGTGTCTTGTGTTCAAAAAGATGCGGTAGATGATCAAGGGTTTTGGGCCCTCGGCCGAATGGGAGGGGGATGGTGAATTCGGTTTTTGGTTTTGCTGGTCCGGAATCTCCATTTGAAAAAACAGGCCGCGTTCGTGCCACGCGGCCCGAAGCCGCATTGGAATCTCAGGATCTGAGAGTGATACAAGGTCAGGTAGTTCGTATCTTTCCCCTAGCTCCCACGTCAGATCATCGAGGAGTCCCGTTTTACTGAGCGTGACATCGAATCGAGAAACTGGAAATCCGAGATCGAACAACCACGTTGGATCTCCAAGCTTTTCTGCTATTCCCATCTCGATAACTCTCCGTTGCCGAACTTTTTGCGAACCATCGATTTCCGCCGTGTTCGTTGTTACTTGGGGTGTGCTTCCTGAATTTTGAAATGGAGCATCAGGAATGTGTCATAGGCGGCATGAGCGATGATGGGAATAAAAAGATTTCGGCTCCAATAGAAGCTCAGTCCTAAGACAAACCCCAGCAGCGTAGCCAAAACGATATAGCCCTTGGATAAAGGATGCGCTAAGCCGAAGAAAACGGCAGCGGTGGCAATAGCAATGTAAGATCCGGTGACTCCCCAGTCCTGAAACAAATCCTCTATCCACCCTTGCAACCAACCTCGAAACAACAATTCTTCCCCTACTCCGGCGGCTAGCGACAAGGCAATGATATGAACAATCCCCGCACCGGCGAGGAGGTCTCTCAGATGCCTTTCTCCCATTTCGGAGGCCTTTCTCAGCCATTGGAAATCCAACTTTTCCAAGAAAAGGATAGCACCTGTCATCGCGCCTCCCAGCAGGATGCCCCATCCAAAGCCGTGCAGCAATCGAGCCCCTTCGCTCAGTTTGGGCATATGCTCGTGGGGAGGCGAGCCAAGCCAATATCCAAGCGCTACGGCGAATAGCCCGAGTGTTAGCTCGAAGAGAGAAGCCCAAAAAATGTGACTGTCTTTGACCATCTTTTGGGGAGGAAGTAGGTAGGCGGATTTGGACAACGAGCGGGGAAGCTATTGAAATTGTTCGTTTCGCGACTGCGAAATACTCGGCAGAACATCGTACTCGGAGTCGACGAAGAGGCATAGAACCCCAGCCATTGGTAAAGAAAACTCCCGATCGGTAGATCGATCCAGGGAAATTCGGCTTCGGTTCTTGCTTCACCACCGTCGAACGACGTACATTGAGGCTTGTTTGCCCACACTCCATTTCTGTTCCATTAGGGTTATCCCATGAATACGTTGCGTGGTTGGCTTGCATCTACTCTGTTAGGTGCAACGATTGTTTTCTCCTCTCCAACCATTTCCGCAGCCCAAGAATCCGAGAAGCCGGATCCTGCCCGAGCTGTGATGGAATTGATTCAGAAGAAAGAGTTCGCTGAAGCGTCGAAAGCGATCAAGGAACTCGAAGCGACTCAACCGAAGTTGCCTGCCTTAAGAACACTGAAGGTACAGTGGCTCGCTTCCCTCCGAACCGGTTCTCCCGAAGGAATCGATGCTGCAGCCGAAGCCAAAGCGATGCTGGAAGCGACGCGGAAAGCTGCGATGGAAGATCCCGATCGCATTGCAGAGCTTGCAGGCATCGCAAACTTTGCATTGCCCGTCATCTCGCAATTCGGATCCTCCGAGGACGCAATTAGCGAGGCCAAGGCGACGTTGGCCCTGGTGGATACTCCAGAATTCTTCAAGCGAGGTGTACAAGGGTATACCACGCTGCGCCGCACGCTGGCGACTACGCTTCGACAGAGCGGTAGCAATGAAGAAGCAGCGAAGGTGATGATCGAAACCATCAATCGTTTGGAAACTTTCCTAAAGGAAGCGCCCGATACCAAGTTACTTCCCTCGACGTTGCTTAACACCATGGTGGTTTCGCTCAGTTTCCTCCCCGATGCGGATCGCGAGGCAATGCAAACCAAAGCAATGGGGCTCGCAGAAAGGTTGCTTGTCGAATCCCCATCCGCGGAATCGATTACTGCGTTCACCAATACTTATGGTTCGTTGATCAGTTCGATCTCTCGCGACACACCAGAAGTTGCAGGTGAATTGCTCAAAAAGGCCATCAAGTCGCTGGAGGACGTTGCAGCGAGCGACGAATCGCTTGAGAAATCCGCCACAACCAGTGCGACCTCGCTCAAACGAATTGAACGAAGTATTGAAGCGGCTCTCAAGCAGAAAGAGATGATTGGCAAAGCTGCGCCCGCATT includes these proteins:
- a CDS encoding type VI secretion system tube protein Hcp yields the protein MKSSTFPRRHFWVERLEARQLLASDFLLEIDGIKGESSDNKLPYAIELDSFSWGSHNPSTSPGRAPITELTSDEFRFVSNFGKASPQLAQSIAQGKHFPKASLHVRNAGSDGQSYLKIELQDVLVSSIYTRSLNEEKPKEEVSIQFSKLEQTYSTISPDGGVRESVTRSFAVPKNPIKFEPAAALLENVASSNLDQTDAFLQIDGIKGEVSDTSVRDGISIESFSWGFHSLGRRNQTDAVGMQDMHFVTRVSKASPTILQSVATGKHIPQAVLVVRQPQGNEFLKIKLTDILVSSYRTAGDSSSETLEEFTLSFKSMDQVVSHPRASGQTSQTVATNLRSAVQSDASPSPTLMDRTTPERAGSDFLLEIDGIKGESTDAKHKGAIQIESFSWGLSQSGGRGSSGKVSLQDFHFVSTVSKASPSLMQSVAKGEHIKFATLSARKSGDSPREYLKIELEDILVSSYSVSSQNNSFPSDRYSLNFTKIKFDYQPVSSSKVDARPTSMTWTVPASAGTMDEAPIRLARNQETERAAFDAFLEIDGIKGESSNSKHKGEIDVLSFSWGLSQSGSGGAVGRSGKVAFQDFHFVSPTGPLSPLFVNAVADAPVRGKHISKAVLFVRKSGSESGYIKWELNGADVSHYEMRALNHTQPIEEVGLQFDNIRMEQSGSQDATGTPTQNDQLVSVRPRDTVIAGDRLLGVTEAPASAVDYLLEIEGIKGESSDSRHKGSISIDSFSWGMSNPQMTGGSGGKVVLQDFHFVRPTDSSSAEVFRALAQGKHFSKAVLTVRKSSERPYEYLKWEMKDLLVSSYRSSGQVDTLPQEEFSLNFGTLRGQVSSQSDSGTPKSTQGSFDVSQLPGRVVIVPNSDLLLQTTPSPAKSSYFLKLDTISSDSVTKDHKHWIPLDRFSWSASREVEDTKEREFGELQWSQFEFQSQAERSSPSLMSLMGERRPQGGAQLEIVLGEGRQQPYLQYKLTDVLVSSYSISSTGGGAPEIASGLRTTGVSWDWDSPPNGRLQLAMIARQDNDHSDSDEEDFYVQSEQPFAPKVADLNYAAFPIESPESAVGTPSTKSTDKESSADEEATIHEFFKSFR
- a CDS encoding methyltransferase regulatory domain-containing protein is translated as MPFANSYDELPYSCHPVQDTHPDNLACRAKLYGLRPPAVDSARILELGCGNGTNLLSLASILPNATCVGIDYAERQIEEGRAIAETVGLNNVHLLAKSFADLPHDLGQFDYILCHGVYSWVSASLQRKILETIKKHLVANGVAYVSYNIFPGWHLRGLVREMLCYQATDTGSPQDQVHRARRFLDFLISHSPESNNLYARILERERDILNRTPDTYLFHEHLEELNQPVYFHEFMACAASHGLQYLTEAGDRPEESNFTDELKADLHRMSRDRIDYEQRIDFLLNGTFRKTLLCHAGQQILSEPSQVHIRQMRIRGFSKRLEPLESLDCEQAETFEGMRGESLTTSHPLLKSALVELSEGWPNSLAFDELHAKASARLKRTDDAVERLRDVEFLAHALLRCYRSDLVELHEFEPEKPRVQSPNPLASPLARWQAGRNEPVVNRMHQVIELNEFESFVLSQLDGMNELPQLVEIIVNRVLQGEVNLYQKGEPVKDPSLIRHVVELSLAKALEKFMNGSLLVR
- a CDS encoding formylmethanofuran dehydrogenase subunit C, with the protein product MSLLLEWKTPNPLWVDMQNLSFDELAKADPKQAALFRVSVEGRSTPLGDLVRISRLHSNVEGIALPTVMARGDFSRALRMGARLQNTCLIIDGNAGDGIGKQLNGGAIYVLGEAGNYVAEDMKRGTLCIFGNCGNRLAGPSAGRLKGMEGGDVLVYGSVGDRLCERMRRGTVFVAGNIGAYACHQMIAGTVVCQGEVGASCCLGMRRGTLFATRLQPRVQNENPDNGVSRSLQGLFTNPRPFELSFLALLWKHLQSMETQVQRDLARWGYEGHRRLAVPNTRWVHRMLGDLQVDGRGEILLPIPPSGLHSQQ
- a CDS encoding CPBP family intramembrane glutamic endopeptidase: MVKDSHIFWASLFELTLGLFAVALGYWLGSPPHEHMPKLSEGARLLHGFGWGILLGGAMTGAILFLEKLDFQWLRKASEMGERHLRDLLAGAGIVHIIALSLAAGVGEELLFRGWLQGWIEDLFQDWGVTGSYIAIATAAVFFGLAHPLSKGYIVLATLLGFVLGLSFYWSRNLFIPIIAHAAYDTFLMLHFKIQEAHPK
- a CDS encoding TlpA family protein disulfide reductase, with the translated sequence MNTLRGWLASTLLGATIVFSSPTISAAQESEKPDPARAVMELIQKKEFAEASKAIKELEATQPKLPALRTLKVQWLASLRTGSPEGIDAAAEAKAMLEATRKAAMEDPDRIAELAGIANFALPVISQFGSSEDAISEAKATLALVDTPEFFKRGVQGYTTLRRTLATTLRQSGSNEEAAKVMIETINRLETFLKEAPDTKLLPSTLLNTMVVSLSFLPDADREAMQTKAMGLAERLLVESPSAESITAFTNTYGSLISSISRDTPEVAGELLKKAIKSLEDVAASDESLEKSATTSATSLKRIERSIEAALKQKEMIGKAAPAFDPMKWVNGEAIGQEELKGKVVLLDFWAVWCGPCIATFPELIKWHEEFSEKGLVIIGVTHEYGYVWDEETEKAKRAMDPTSVTLEDELAMLDKFIKFHKLQHRTMVTPKDSEMSNNYGVTGIPHVAVLDQDGKVQLIQIGSGPQSAARIEAKIKELLKL